From a single Macrobrachium rosenbergii isolate ZJJX-2024 chromosome 7, ASM4041242v1, whole genome shotgun sequence genomic region:
- the LOC136840205 gene encoding single insulin-like growth factor-binding domain protein-2 — protein sequence MKILLVFFFFLGYLERVWPLSCLPCREITCELPPRLFSCNWGLALDMCGCCYVCAKGEGEKCGGQWAWHGRCGRGLYCRVAPTPATHARPHTVYDNPGTCVRSNDTIGDKISNLLTWISSLFRNAVTGV from the exons ATGAAGATCCtgctcgtcttcttcttcttcttaggttaTCTGGAAAG gGTCTGGCCACTCTCGTGTTTACCTTGCCGGGAGATCACGTGCGAACTTCCACCTCGGTTGTTCTCGTGCAACTGGGGATTGGCACTTGATATGTGCGGCTGCTGCTATGTCTGTGCTAAG GGCGAAGGTGAGAAATGCGGTGGCCAGTGGGCGTGGCATGGGCGCTGTGGAAGAGGGTTGTACTGCCGTGTGGCGCCCACGCCCGCCACCCACGCGCGTCCCCACACGGTTTACGACAACCCCGGGACGTGCGTCAGATCCAACGACACCATCGGAGACAAGATCTCGAATCTCCTCACCtggatttcctctctctttcgGAACGCCGTGACGGGCGTCTAG